In Tachysurus fulvidraco isolate hzauxx_2018 chromosome 25, HZAU_PFXX_2.0, whole genome shotgun sequence, the following proteins share a genomic window:
- the mtfr1 gene encoding mitochondrial fission regulator 1 isoform X2: MSRNDTFGSVKPCGSSRSIVRRIGSTLPLAPCPRIHFQLQTFSVRAGAGVLGASGGHDQIVASLADIAWIEQEESDVSEGRPSEAGSGLAFRAHRCQPLRRQNSLPSMHRAAHAPQSQTLVNEQAIQKISALENELAKLRVQIAQIVQAQERNTQPAALAPSGPPPPPPLPSLASPPPPPPPPPPPPGPGMQRSFSAIDLIKERRSKKSDQNTVLASGPKQPEVPNMLDVLKDMGKVKLRAVKNRVEEDHTKTKASEPTDPAALIAEALKRKFAHRFRNDSECETNFSLPAREPNPGSDTPAFGQHMLKSTGRRKLV, translated from the exons ATGAGCAGGAACGAT ACTTTTGGATCAGTGAAGCCTTGCGGGTCGTCTCGCAGTATCGTCAGAAGGATCGGCTCGACTCTCCCTCTCGCACCATGCCCTCGGATCCACTTTCAg CTCCAGACGttcagtgtcagagctggagcAGGAGTCCTGGGCGCTTCAGGAGGACACGACCAGATCGTAGCCTCATTAGCTGACATAGCGTGGATCGAGCAAGAGGAGAGCGATGTCTCCGAGGGACGACC ATCGGAGGCCGGCTCGGGGTTGGCGTTTCGTGCTCACCGGTGCCAACCTCTCAGACGTCAGAACTCtttacccagcatgcaccgGGCCGCACACGCTCCACAAAGCCAGACACTCGTCAACGAGCAGGCCATTCAGAAGATCAGTGCTCTGGAGAACGAGCTGGCTAAGCTGAGAGTGCAGATCGCTCAGATCGTACAGGCCCAAGAGCGGAACACACAACCTGCAG CTCTTGCTCCAAGTggtcctcctcctccaccaccactaCCTTCTCTtgcatcaccaccaccacctcctcctcctccacctcctcctccaggCCCTGGCATGCAGAGGAGCTTTTCTGCTATTGATCTCATCAAAGAGCGCCGCAGTAAAAAGTCTGATCAGAACACAGTGTTGGCATCGGGGCCTAAACAGCCTGAGGTGCCCAACATGTTAGATGTGCTGAAAGACATGGGCAAAGTGAAGCTACGTGCCGTTAAAAA CCGTGTTGAGGAGGATCACACCAAGACTAAAGCCAGTGAACCTACAGACCCTGCTGCTCTCATCGCTGAGGCTCTGAAGCGCAAGTTCGCCCATCGCTTCCGCAACGACAGCGAGTGTGAGACCAACTTCAGTCTCCCTGCTCGAGAACCCAACCCAGGCTCAGACACACCTGCG TTTGGACAGCACATGTTGAAATCAACAGGAAGGAGAAAACTCGTGTGA
- the mtfr1 gene encoding mitochondrial fission regulator 1 isoform X1 — protein sequence MSRNDVRMEMDLTFGSVKPCGSSRSIVRRIGSTLPLAPCPRIHFQLQTFSVRAGAGVLGASGGHDQIVASLADIAWIEQEESDVSEGRPSEAGSGLAFRAHRCQPLRRQNSLPSMHRAAHAPQSQTLVNEQAIQKISALENELAKLRVQIAQIVQAQERNTQPAALAPSGPPPPPPLPSLASPPPPPPPPPPPPGPGMQRSFSAIDLIKERRSKKSDQNTVLASGPKQPEVPNMLDVLKDMGKVKLRAVKNRVEEDHTKTKASEPTDPAALIAEALKRKFAHRFRNDSECETNFSLPAREPNPGSDTPAFGQHMLKSTGRRKLV from the exons ATGAGCAGGAACGATGTGAGGATGGAAATGGACCTG ACTTTTGGATCAGTGAAGCCTTGCGGGTCGTCTCGCAGTATCGTCAGAAGGATCGGCTCGACTCTCCCTCTCGCACCATGCCCTCGGATCCACTTTCAg CTCCAGACGttcagtgtcagagctggagcAGGAGTCCTGGGCGCTTCAGGAGGACACGACCAGATCGTAGCCTCATTAGCTGACATAGCGTGGATCGAGCAAGAGGAGAGCGATGTCTCCGAGGGACGACC ATCGGAGGCCGGCTCGGGGTTGGCGTTTCGTGCTCACCGGTGCCAACCTCTCAGACGTCAGAACTCtttacccagcatgcaccgGGCCGCACACGCTCCACAAAGCCAGACACTCGTCAACGAGCAGGCCATTCAGAAGATCAGTGCTCTGGAGAACGAGCTGGCTAAGCTGAGAGTGCAGATCGCTCAGATCGTACAGGCCCAAGAGCGGAACACACAACCTGCAG CTCTTGCTCCAAGTggtcctcctcctccaccaccactaCCTTCTCTtgcatcaccaccaccacctcctcctcctccacctcctcctccaggCCCTGGCATGCAGAGGAGCTTTTCTGCTATTGATCTCATCAAAGAGCGCCGCAGTAAAAAGTCTGATCAGAACACAGTGTTGGCATCGGGGCCTAAACAGCCTGAGGTGCCCAACATGTTAGATGTGCTGAAAGACATGGGCAAAGTGAAGCTACGTGCCGTTAAAAA CCGTGTTGAGGAGGATCACACCAAGACTAAAGCCAGTGAACCTACAGACCCTGCTGCTCTCATCGCTGAGGCTCTGAAGCGCAAGTTCGCCCATCGCTTCCGCAACGACAGCGAGTGTGAGACCAACTTCAGTCTCCCTGCTCGAGAACCCAACCCAGGCTCAGACACACCTGCG TTTGGACAGCACATGTTGAAATCAACAGGAAGGAGAAAACTCGTGTGA